A genome region from Astyanax mexicanus isolate ESR-SI-001 unplaced genomic scaffold, AstMex3_surface scaffold_45, whole genome shotgun sequence includes the following:
- the LOC125795231 gene encoding E3 SUMO-protein ligase ZBED1-like: MAAELSESILQMIIKDMRPLAIVEGQGFREMINTFHSGYTLPSRRYFTDLMEKKYEATLDSVKDKLKNVASKITLTTDAWTSIANEAYLGVTCHFINKDWELTSYNLTTMPLEERHTAENIAEWVEKAAEKFGFSLSDVLAVVHDNAANIVAALRILEEKYGVASQRCAGHTLQLVVNHALKKDPQVNKTLGAARSLVEHFRRSELASSKLKQKQKQWGTAEHKLIQDVPVRWNSSYYMVSRLLEQRWPVTATLSDPEVTPRGKHYLDLKAEQWTLLEELEQVLKPFEQATVFLSGEAYVTSSALPPLVKGLQKSTQKISFESAPVNSFQTSAGHEMVSRWEGEIKFKEVGKNVCIIAAALDPRFRKLRFLSSDDSLKVQIKVQTLALQAKKHEQEQLQQQAGGVGQDDSASAQPQGSPRKRSVLDTLLGSDSEGHNSNEEDEDHEADSEIVRNEVLMYFGDQCISRDKSPLQWWKENAARFPTLAILAKSYLSVPATSTPSERLFSAAGNIVTKKRASLTSEHVDMLTFLHTNV; encoded by the coding sequence ATGGCAGCTGAGCTTTCTGAAAGCATCCTACAGATGATTATCAAGGATATGAGACCCCTTGCTATTGTGGAGGGTCAAGGCTTTCGTGAAATGATCAACACTTTTCACTCAGGGTACACACTTCCCTCCAGACGCTACTTTACAGATTTAATGGAGAAGAAATATGAGGCAACTCTTGATAGTGTAAAAGACAAACTCAAAAATGTTGCATCAAAAATCACACTCACCACAGACGCCTGGACAAGTATTGCAAATGAAGCATACTTGGGAGTTACCTGCCACTTTATTAATAAAGATTGGGAGCTCACATCATACAATCTAACTACAATGCCGCTTGAGGAGCGCCACACAGCAGAAAATATCGCTGAGTGGGTTGAAAAAGCAGCAGAGAAGTTTGGATTCTCTCTCAGTGATGTACTGGCTGTTGTACATGATAATGCTGCAAATATTGTGGCAGCTCTTCGGATCTTGGAAGAGAAGTATGGAGTTGCTTCACAGAGATGTGCTGGCCATACTCTTCAGTTAGTAGTCAACCATGCCTTGAAAAAGGATCCCCAAGTAAATAAGACCCTTGGTGCTGCAAGGTCCCTTGTAGAGCATTTTAGGAGGAGTGAACTGGCCAGCAGCAagcttaaacaaaaacaaaagcaatgGGGCACAGCTGAGCATAAACTAATCCAGGATGTTCCTGTAAGATGGAACAGTTCTTATTACATGGTGAGTCGGCTCTTGGAGCAGAGGTGGCCAGTGACTGCAACCCTTTCAGATCCAGAGGTCACACCACGAGGAAAGCACTACTTGGATCTAAAAGCTGAGCAGTGGACCCTTCTGGAGGAACTGGAACAGGTTCTCAAGCCCTTTGAGCAAGCCACTGTCTTCCTGAGTGGAGAGGCTTATGTCACATCCTCAGCTTTACCTCCACTCGTAAAAGGTCTCCAGAAATCCACACAAAAAATTTCCTTTGAGTCAGCTCCTGTCAACTCTTTTCAAACATCTGCAGGACACGAGATGGTTTCAAGGTGGGAGGGTGAGATCAAATTCAAAGAAGTTGgtaaaaatgtgtgtataattGCTGCAGCCCTTGATCCAAGATTCCGCAAGCTAAGGTTCCTGTCATCAGATGACAGCCTGAAAGTCCAAATCAAAGTTCAGACTTTAGCACTTCAAGCCAAAAAACATGAACAGGAACAGCTTCAACAACAGGCAGGTGGTGTTGGGCAAGATGACTCAGCCAGTGCCCAGCCACAGGGTTCACCCAGGAAAAGGTCTGTGCTGGACACATTGTTAGGCTCAGACTCAGAGGGGCATAACAGCAATGAAGAAGATGAGGACCATGAGGCAGACAGTGAAATAGTGAGGAACGAAGTACTCATGTATTTTGGTGATCAATGTATATCAAGAGATAAGAGCCCACTCCAGTGGTGGAAGGAAAATGCAGCCAGGTTCCCCACCCTTGCTATCCTAGCCAAATCGTACTTGTCAGTCCCTGCAACATCAACTCCATCTGAGCGCCTCTTCTCAGCTGCAGGAAACATTGTGACAAAAAAAAGAGCAAGCCTGACGTCAGAGCATGTGGATATGCTCACATTTCTCCACACGAATGTCTGA